One region of Macadamia integrifolia cultivar HAES 741 chromosome 11, SCU_Mint_v3, whole genome shotgun sequence genomic DNA includes:
- the LOC122094379 gene encoding protein MOR1 isoform X1 — MSEDEKLLKEAKKLPWEDRLLHKNWKVRNDANIDLAGLCDSFTDPKDPRLREFGHFFKKTVADSNAPVQEKALDALIAFLRAADADAGRFAKEICDAIIAKCLTGRPKTVEKAQMVFMLWVELEATEVFLDTMEKAIKNKVPKAVVPAIDVMFQALSEFGAKVVPPKRILKMLPELFDHQDQNVRASSKGLTLELCRWIGKDPVKSILFEKMRDTMKKELDAELVNVTGAAKPTRKIRSEQDKELEPEVASEVVGPGPSEESAADVPQEIDEYELVDPVDILTPLEKSGFWDGVKATKWIERKEAVAELTKLASTKRIAPGDFTEVCRTLKKLIIDVNIAVAVEAIQAVGNLARGLRTHFSGSSRFLLPVLLEKLKEKKPTLADALTQTLQAMHKAGCLTLVDVVEDVRTAVKNKVPLVRSLTLNWVTFCIETSNKAVVLKLHKDYVPLCMECLNDGTPEVRDASFSALAAIAKLVGMRPLEKSLEKLDEVRKKKLADMIGSSGGGGGGLPSTGSAAAASISSGSISSSMAIESSFARKSAASMLSGKKPVHAAPVIKKGGTVKTIVGKKGDAVGQSKAVGSIEPENVEPAEMSLEEIETRLGCLLHADTVSQLKSSVWKERLEAIVSLKQQVEGLKEIDQSAEFLIRLLCVVPGWGEKNVQVQQQVIEIITHIASSVTKFPKRCVVLCLLGISERVADIKTRAHAMKCLTTFSEAVGPGFIFERLYKIMKEHKNPKVLSEGILWMVSAVEDFGVSHLKLKDLIDFCKDTGLQSSAAATRNATIKLIGSLHKFVGPDIKGFLVDVKPALLSTLDAEYEKNPFEQGASAAPRKTVKASDSALSMSAVGLDGLPREDISGKITPTLLKNLSSSDWKVRLESIESVNKILEEANKRIQPTGMGELFAALRGRLCDSNKNLIMATLATLGGVASAMGPAVEKASKGILSDVLKCLGDNKKHMRECTLNTLDSWVAAVHLDKMVPYVTAALTEAKLGAEGRKDLFDWLTKQLSGSSDSSDAFNLLKPAASAMTDKSSDVRKAAEACLGEILRVCGPEAVSKNIKDLHGPALALVLERLKPSGALQDSYDSVRGIPTTLTSKTSSKVGKSSSNGCVDRVSKHGSRAISSRAIPAKVSRLDSIASVHDLSIQSQALLNIKDSNKEDRERMVVRRFKFEEPRLEQIQDLESDIMKYFREDLHRRLLSTDFKKQVDGLEMLQKALPSIGKEIIELLDIFLRWFVLRFCESNTTCLLKVLEFLPELFDMLKDEGCTLTEAEAAIFLPCFIEKSGHNIEKVREKMRELAKQIVQLYSASKTFAYVLEGLRSKNNRTRIECVDLIGFLIDHHGPEIGGQLKSLQLVASLTSERDGEIRKAALNTLATAYKNLGEDVWRYVGKLSDAQRSMLDDRFKWKAREMEKRKEGKPGEARAALRRSVRDNGLDVAEQSGEVLARSISAPIFSRENIVHSEPYVERHQFSRSMASANGPSDWNEALHIISVGSPEESVEGMKVVCHELAQATSEPESSALDDLIKDADRLVACLATKVAKTFDFSLGGASSRSCKYVLNTLMQTFQNKRLAHAVNESTLDTLITELLLWLLDERVPLMDDGSQLLKALNVLMLKILDNAERTSSFVVLIKLLRPLDPSRWPSPASNETFAARNQKFSDLVVKCLIKLTKVLQSTIFDVDLDRILQSIHLYLQELGMEEIRRRAGADDKPLRMVKTVLHELVKLRGTAIKGHLSMVPIDMEPQPIILAYIDLNLQTLAAARMLTPTGPVGQTHWGDSTAHNPSPATHSADAQLKQELAAIFKKIGDKQTSAIGLHELYRITQLYPQVDIFAQLQNASDAFRTYIRDGLAQVERNAAAGRTPSSLPMSTPPPVSLSLSSPKLAPLSPVHTHSLNDAKSVNVKIESTDQSLPSALAEVDRAGNVISLRAPTFPHPELRQHVGDERNDRYPSGVIAVTSGTLDAIRERMKSIQLTAAAGNQESTNKTSMYMNGNETHELQNQIPHGSAPVDAEDSTQTAVLPMDERALSGLQARMERLKSGTLEPL, encoded by the exons ATGTCAGAAGACGAGAAATTGTTAAAGGAAGCGAAGAAGCTACCATGGGAAGATCGTTTGTTACATAAAAATTGGAAGGTTAGGAATGATGCGAATATCGACCTTGCTGGTCTCTGCGATTCATTTACTGATCCTAAGGATCCACGTCTCAGGGAATTTG GTCATTTTTTTAAGAAGACGGTTGCTGATTCCAATGCTCCTGTACAAGAGAAGGCTCTTGATGCCCTAATTGCATTCTTACGAGCTGCAGATGCCGATGCTGGAAG ATTTGCCAAAGAAATATGTGACGCAATTATTGCCAAATGCCTCACTGGTCGGCCCAAGACAGTGGAGAAGGCTCAGATGGTTTTCATGCTTTGGGTGGAGTTGGAGGCCACAGAAGTGTTCCTG GATACTATGGAGaaagcaattaaaaataaagttccTAAAGCAGTTGTGCCAGCTATTGATGTCATGTTTCAAGCCCTTAG TGAATTTGGTGCAAAAGTTGTTCCACCCAAAAGAATTTTGAAGATGCTTCCTGAACTTTTTGACCACCAAGACCAAAATGTTCGTGCATCTTCTAAAGGGTTGACACTTGAGCTTTGCCGCTGGATTGGAAAAGACCCTGTGAAATCGATCCTGTTTGAGAAGATGCGGGATACTATG AAAAAAGAGCTGGATGCGGAGCTTGTCAATGTCACTGGTGCAGCTAAGCCAACCCGCAAAATTAG ATCTGAACAAGACAAGGAACTAGAGCCGGAGGTTGCATCTGAAGTTGTGGGCCCTGGCCCATCTGAAGAATCTGCAGCTGATG TTCCTCAGGAAATAGATGAATATGAACTCGTTGATCCAGTTGATATTTTGACCCCATTGGAGAAGTCAGGCTTTTGGGATGGAGTG AAAGCTACCAAATGGATTGAGAGGAAGGAGGCTGTTGCAGAGCTTACAAAACTTGCGTCAACGAAAAGAATAGCTCCTGGTGATTTCACTGAAGTCTGTCGGACGCTTAAGAAG cTTATCATAGATGTGAACATAGCTGTTGCAGTTGAGGCAATCCAAGCTGTTGGGAATCTGGCTAGGGGTTTGAGGACTCATTTTTCTGGGAGTTCACGCTTCCTTTTGCCAGTTTTACTC GaaaaattgaaagagaagaaaccGACCCTTGCAGATGCACTTACTCAAACGCTACAGGCAATGCACAAGGCTGGCTGCCTAACCCTTGTTGATGTCGTAGAAG ATGTTAGAACTGCAGTGAAAAATAAAGTTCCACTTGTCCGCTCCTTAACCTTGAACTGGGTGACTTTCTGTATTGAGACAAGCAATAAAGCTGTTGTTCTTAAGTTGCATAAAGATTACGTCCCCTTATGTATGGAG TGCCTGAACGATGGAACCCCAGAAGTGAGGGATGCCTCATTTTCTGCTTTGGCTGCGATTGCTAAG TTGGTTGGTATGAGACCCTTGGAAAAATCTCTGGAGAAACTTGATGAggtgagaaagaaaaaactagCTGACATGATTGGAAGTtcaggtggtggtggtggtggactTCCAAGTACGGGCTCAG CAGCTGCTGCTTCGATTTCGAGTGGGAGCATCTCATCATCTATG GCCATCGAGAGTTCATTTGCTAGAAAATCTGCGGCAAGCATGCTTAGTGGGAAGAAACCTGTCCATGCAGCT CCGGTCATTAAAAAGGGTGGGACAGTTAAAACAATAGTTGGCAAGAAGGGTGATGCTGTTGGACAGTCAAAGGCTGTGGGGTCAATTGAACCTGAAAATGTTGAG CCAGCAGAAATGAGTCTTGAAGAAATCGAAACCAGATTAGGTTGCCTTCTCCATGCAGATACGGTATCTCAACTGAAGAGTAGTGTGTGGAAGGAGAGGCTTGAAG CAATTGTCTCTCTGAAGCAGCAGGTAGAAGGTCTTAAAGAGATTGACCAGTCAGCAGAGTTTTTGATTCGTTTATTATGTGTCGTTCCTGGGTGGGGTGAGAAAAATGTTCAG GTCCAACAACAGGTTATTGAAATTATTACTCACATTGCTTCATCAGTGACTAAATTTCCGAAACGATGTGTTGTATTGTGCCTTCTAG GTATAAGTGAACGGGTGGCTGATATTAAGACCCGTGCTCATGCGATGAAGTGTTTGACTACTTTCTCTGAAGCAGTGGGTCCAGGATTCATTTTTGAAAGA CTTTACAAAATCATGAAAGAGCACAAGAATCCCAAGGTTCTTAGTGAGGGCATTTTGTGGATGGTTTCTGCGGTTGAGGACTTTGGCGTTTCACATTTAAAGCTTAAG GATTTAATTGATTTCTGCAAGGATACAGGTCTTCAGTCGAGTGCCGCTGCCACTAGAAACGCAACCATAAAGCTTATTGGTTCACTGCATAAGTTTGTTGGTCCAG ATATTAAAGGGTTTCTTGTGGATGTCAAGCCCGCACTTCTTAGTACACTTGATGCTGAGTATGAGAAAAATCCATTTGAG CAGGGGGCATCAGCAGCTCCAAGAAAAACTGTTAAGGCGTCGGACTCTGCTTTGTCTATGTCTGCTGTTGGATTGGATGGCCTGCCTCGTGAGGATATTAGTGGGAAAATCACGCCTACTCTACTGAAGAACTTGAGTAGTTCTGATTGGAAG GTCCGTTTGGAATCTATTGAATCAgtcaataaaattttagaagaagCCAACAAACGCATTCAACCGACTGGAATGG GGGAGTTATTTGCTGCTCTTAGAGGCCGTCTATGTGACAGTAACAAAAATTTAATAATGGCAACCTTAGCCACCCTTGGTGGTGTTGCGTCTGCTATGGGTCCAGCTGTTGAGAAGGCAAGCAAG GGAATTCTCTCTGATGTTTTGAAATGCCTCGGTGACAATAAAAAGCATATGAGAGAGTGCACTCTGAATACCTTGGATTCCTGGGTTGCTGCTGTTCATCTTGATAAGATG GTTCCATACGTTACGGCTGCATTGACTGAGGCCAAGCTTGGTGCGGAAGGGCGAAAGGATCTTTTTGATTGGTTAACCAAACAACTTTCTGGATCAAGTGATTCATCTGATGCCTTTAACTTGCTGAAGCCAGCTGCCTCTGCTATGACG GACAAATCGTCAGATGTTCGGAAAGCAGCAGAAGCATGCCTTGGCGAAATTCTGAGAGTTTGTGGACCGGAAGCT GTGTCCAAGAATATAAAGGATTTACATGGACCTGCTTTGGCTCTGGTTCTTGAACGTTTAAAACCATCTGGGGCTCTCCAAG ATTCCTATGATTCAGTGAGAGGAATTCCAACTACGCTAACATCTAAAACTAGCTCAAAGGTTGGAAAATCTAGTTCAAATGGTTGTGTTGATCGTGTGTCAAAGCATGGCAGCAGAGCTATTTCTTCG AGAGCTATTCCTGCAAAAGTTTCAAGGTTAGATTCCATTGCGTCTGTCCATGATCTTTCTATCCAGTCTCAGGCTTTGTTAAATATCAAAGACTCAAACAAG GAAGATAGGGAGAGAATGGTTGTACGCCGATTCAAATTTGAAGAGCCACGATTGGAGCAGATTCAAGATCTTGAG AGTGATATTATGAAGTATTTTAGAGAAGATCTACATAGGCGGCTGCTGAGCACAGATTTTAAGAAACAAGTTGATGGGCTTGAGATGTTACAAAAG GCACTCCCATCCATTGGAAAAGAAATAATTGAGCTTCTGGACATATTTTTGCGGTGGTTTGTTTTGCGGTTCTGTGAGTCAAACACGACATGTCTTCTGAAG GTCTTGGAGTTTCTTCCTGAACTTTTTGATATGTTGAAAGATGAGGGTTGTACTCTTACTGAAGCAGAAGCAGCCATTTTTCTTCCATGCTTCATAGAGAAG TCTGGACATAACATTGAGAAAGTACGGGAAAAAATGCGGGAACTTGCGAAACAAATTGTTCAATTATATTCAGCAAGCAAGACTTTTGCGTATGTATTGGAGGGTTTGCGCTCTAAAAACAATCGAACTCGGATAGAATGTGTTGATCTTATTGGTTTTCTAATTGATCATCATGGACCTGAG ATAGGTGGACAATTAAAGTCCTTGCAGCTTGTTGCTAGCTTGACATCTGAACGAGATGGTGAAATTCGGAAAGCTGCTCTTAATACTCTCGCCACTGCATACAAAAATCTTG GAGAGGACGTGTGGAGGTATGTCGGGAAGCTGTCTGATGCTCAGAGAAGCATGTTGGATGATAGATTTAAGTGGAAG GCCcgtgagatggagaaaaggaaggaagGGAAACCAGGGGAAGCTAGAGCTGCTTTGAGGCGTTCTGTTAGGGACAATGG GCTAGATGTAGCGGAGCAGAGTGGGGAAGTTCTTGCACGCTCTATTTCGGCCCCAATCTTTTCAAG GGAAAACATTGTTCATTCTGAACCTTACGTGGAGAGGCATCAATTCAGCCGTTCAATGGCTAGTGCAAATGGCCCATCAGACTGGAACGAGGCTCTGCATATCATCTCAGTTGGCTCCCCTGAAGAG TCGGTCGAGGGTATGAAAGTGGTTTGTCATGAGTTGGCACAGGCTACTAGCGAACCTGAAAGCAGTGCATTGGATGATCTGATCAAAGATGCAGATAGACTTGTTGCATGCCTGGCAACCAAG GTGGCCAAGAcctttgatttcagtttgggtGGAGCTTCCTCAAGGTCATGTAAATATGTCTTGAACACACTCATGCAG ACTTTCCAGAATAAAAGGCTTGCCCATGCTGTGAATGAGAGTACACTTGATACCCTTATCACTGAACTTCTGCTTTGGCTTTTAGATGAAAGAGTTCCACTTATGGATGATGGTAGTCAGCTTCTAAAAGCATTGAATGTTCTGATGCTCAAGATTCTG GACAATGCAGAACGCACATCATCATTCGTTGTTCTGATTAAACTATTGCGCCCGTTGGACCCCTCAAGATGGCCATCACCTGCATCAAATGAGACCTTTGCGGCAAGAAATCAGAAGTTCTCAGATCTAGTTGTGAAATGCCTTATCAAACTGACCAAA GTTCTTCAGAGCACAATCTTTGATGTTGACCTTGACCGTATCCTTCAAAGCATCCATTTGTACCTACAGGAATTAGGGATGGAAGAAATCCGGAGGAG AGCTGGTGCTGATGACAAACCTTTGCGAATGGTCAAAACTGTTCTGCATGAACTAGTTAAACTTCGTGGGACAGCAATAAAGGGTCATCTTTCCATGGTTCCTATAGACATGGAACCTCAACCTATTATTCTTGCCTACATTGACCTTAATCTGCAG ACACTTGCTGCAGCTAGGATGTTGACCCCCACTGGCCCTGTTGGTCAAACTCATTGGGGCGATTCTACAGCACACAATCCATCACCTGCCACTCATTCTGCAGATGCTCAATTGAAG CAAGAACTTGCTGCGATATTCAAGAAAATAGGAGACAAGCAAACATCGGCAATTGGTCTCCATGAATTGTACCGCATTACCCAACTGTATCCTCAG GTTGATATATTTGCTCAGCTCCAGAATGCAAGTGATGCATTTCGCACATACATCAGAGATGGATTAGCTCAG GTGGAAAGGAATGCAGCTGCTGGGAGGACACCTTCAAGTCTGCCAATGTCAACTCCTCCCCCAgtttctctttccctctcatCCCCGAAATTAGCTCCATTATCACCTGTACATACACATAGCCTGAATGACGCCAAGTCGGTAAATGTGAAGATTGAATCCACAGATCAGAGTCTGccttcggctttggctgaagTGGACAGGGCAGGTAATGTTATTTCTTTAAGAGCACCAACATTTCCTCATCCAGAGTTGAGGCAACATGTTGGGGATGAGAGGAATGACAGATATCCATCTGGAG TAATTGCAGTAACCAGTGGGACTTTGGATGCAATCAGAGAAAGGATGAAGAGCATTCAGCTAACTGCTGCTGCAGGGAACCAAGAATCCACAAATAAGACATCAATGTACATGAATGGTAATGAAACCCATGAACTCCAGAATCAGATTCCTCATGGATCGGCCCCTGTTGATGCCGAAGATTCCACTCAAACTGCGGTCCTCCCTATGGACGAGAGGGCACTCTCTGGCCTTCAAGCCCGTATGGAAAGACTCAAAAGTGGGACACTTGAACCCCTGTAA